In the genome of Anopheles merus strain MAF unplaced genomic scaffold, AmerM5.1 LNR4000239, whole genome shotgun sequence, one region contains:
- the LOC121601949 gene encoding L-dopachrome tautomerase yellow-f2-like translates to MILATSNLVLSVITVGALLILPDVFGVKLKEKFKWREVSFAWPSEDAKVAALNSGKYIVHNNLPLGLERWRDKLFITVPRWKTGVAASLTYVNISDGISPDLRPYPGWTENELPTERNDGPDPASNFLKNNATIISTFRVRADECDRLWVMDTGLADILGDAVQYAPPSIVLFDLYTDKLIRRHFFNSTLLKEDSFFANVIVDTERGDCDNAHAYIPDLGSYAVIVYSLAEDRSWRVKHNFFHFDPLAGDYNIGGVNFQWTDGVFGMAVGKRLQDGTRPIYFHAFSSTKEFMVSNMVLHNESYAQSPQAYYDYKLLGDRGPNSQSSAEFYDSETGVIFYTQVNKDGVGCWNTIMPLNADTQGLVDSDSDALVFPNDLKVDNEGTLWVLSDRLPMFIFTSLDAEQYNYRILVGETREIIKGTPCDK, encoded by the exons ATGATACTGGCTACTTCAAATCTCGTGCTCTCTGTGATCACTGTTGGAGCGTTGTTGATTCTGCCCGATGTCTTTGGTGTGAAGCTGAAGGAAAAATTTAAGTGGCGTGAAGTTTCGTTCGCTTGGCCCTCAGAAGATGCTAAGGTGGCTGCCTTGAATTCCGGCAAATACATCGTTCACAACAATCTACCTCTGGGTTTAGAACGATGGCGTGACAAACTGTTTATTACTGTCCCAAG GTGGAAGACGGGTGTAGCCGCTTCGCTGACATATGTTAACATTTCCGACGGGATAAGCCCTGATTTGCGCCCTTATCCAGGGTGGACTGAAAATGAACTCCCAACAG AGCGTAATGATGGTCCAGATCCAGCATccaattttttgaaaaataacgCCACAATTATATCAACATTCCGTGTCCGCGCCGATGAGTGCGACCGTCTTTGGGTCATGGATACCGGACTTGCAGACATTCTTGGTGATGCTGTTCAATATGCTCCTCCGTCAATTGTGCTTTTTGACTTGTACACAGATAAACTCATTCGACGACATTTCTTCAACAGCACACTGCTCAAAGAGGACTCATTCTTTGCCAATGTT ATTGTCGATACCGAGCGTGGAGATTGCGATAATGCGCATGCCTATATTCCTGACTTGGGAAGCTACGCAGTAATCGTGTACTCTTTGGCAGAAGATCGATCGTGGCGAGTAAAGCACAACTTCTTCCATTTTGATCCTCTCGCGGGCGATTACAACATCGGTGGTGTTAATTTTCAATGGACTGATGGTGTTTTCGGTATGGCTGTCGGAAAACGCTTGCAGGACGGAACGAGGCCCATCTATTTCCACGCATTTTCAAGTACCAAGGAATTTATGGTATCAAACATGGTACTGCATAATGAATCATATGCGCAGAGCCCACAAGCATACTACGACTATAAACTGTTGGGTGATCGTGGACCAAACTCGCAATCATCCGCAGAGTTTTATGATTCGGAAACGGGTGTAATTTTTTACACGCAAGTCAACAAAGATGGTGTGGGATGCTGGAATACGATAATGCCACTGAATGCAGATACTCAAGGGTTAGTGGATTCCGACAGTGACGCGTTAGTATTTCCGAACGATTTAAAAGTAGACAACGAAGGGACATTGTGGGTACTCTCTGATCGCTTGcctatgtttatttttaccagTTTAGACGCAGAACAGTACAATTATCGTATTTTAGTAGGAGAAACGCGAGAAATTATTAAGGGTACACCGTGCGATAAGTAA